The uncultured Bacteroides sp. DNA segment ATTTGGCATAATTTTCACCAGCGTTTCCATTCCTATATCAGATTGGTGGGGTGGTTCTCATGCCATCAAGAAACAGAATCTACAGACTATGATTGCCGAAAATAATCGAAAAGATTCATCCGATCTACTGATTATTCAGATGCAGAAGTTATGGAATGATCTGAGCGAGTCATACAAACAAGTGAAATTAGCGGAAGAGTCTGTTGCAACAGCCACTGAAAACGTTCGGCTGAACACGGATTACTACAAAGCCGGCACAGTGACTTTAAGTGACTTATTGGATTCGCAAATGCTACTACAAAAAAGCAGGGACCAATACACTGATGCTTATATGCAACATCTAGTAAAACAAACGCAATACCTGCAAGCAACTGGGCGCTAAAGGGATAAAAGCAGCACAAGAGTGGCGGATACTATTCAATACATCCGTCACACTTACGATATTCTTTGGGAGATAACTCTGTGTGATGTTTAAAGTATTTGCCAAAAAATGATTGATTAGCAAAATGAAGTTCTTCGGCTATTTCCTGAATGCTTTTTCCCGTAGATTTGAGTAAAGCTTTTGCTTCAAGAATAACAAAATCATCAATCCACTCGCCGGCAGTTTTACCACTCACCTCTTTCACCACCCTTGAAAGATATTTAGGAGTAAGGAACAACTTATTGGCATAGTAGATCACATTTCTCTCTTTACGAAACGTACTATTCAACAGATGGAGAAATTGCTCGAAAAGTTCTTCTTTACGACTTTCATGAACCACCACCTGAGGCATTTGCTTTCTATAAATGTTATATATATCATAAAATAAAGCTAGAACCAATCCATGAGCTATTTCCTTACGGCAGTGATTGTCATTTTGTATTGCTTTTTTAAGCAGAAAAGTATAATAATCCAGAATACATTTCTGATCTTCTTCGTCAATGCTGATGCAGGGCTGATCTTTTAAATAAAAGATGAATGGTAGCAAACCTTTCAATTTTGGAAAGATATTATCGATAAAGTTCTTAGACATCAAAATAAAAATGCCCGAGAAATCGGAACTAATCTCGATGCTCTGCAAAATCTGTTCGGGCATAATGAGCATCAGAGAGCCAGAGGAGAGTTGCTGCTTTTTCAAATTTATCTCCAATTGCCACTTGCCTTGCAAGCAAAGTACCATTACGGCAGCCTCCAGTCTTTCCGGATAACTATACAATGGAAAGTCTTTCACATCATCGAAGAGGGCAAAGTCATCATCAATAGAATGGTTATTTAGAGAAGCTGCTACCGTCAAAAAATTCAGATGTGCTATCTTTGGCATAACTCAAAAAGTATATCATTACACAATTTTTCAAGGAAATATTGATCCGTTTCATCAAAGAAACGAAGCATGTCACTATCGATATCGAGTACTCCCCATACTTCGCCATCCTTCAATAGAGGAATCACTATTTCGGATCGAGAGATCGAACTACAAGCAATATGACCGGGAAAAGCATCGACATCAGGTACCAGCTGAGTAACTCTCTGTAGCCAAGCAGTGCCGCACACTCCTCTACCCAACTTTATACGAGTACAAGCTACCGGCCCTTGAAACGGGCCAAGAACCAATTCTTCAGATTTTACCAGATAAAAGCCCACCCAAAAGAAATCGAATGAATCTTTTAAAGCAGCACACACATTTGCCAGATTGGCCACAAGATCACTTTCTCCTTCGATCAGAGATTGTATTTGTGGCAACAACGAGCTATATTTCTCTTCTTTACTACCCGAAATAACGATTAATTCTTCAGCCATTTTTATATATTGCCAATAAATATTATATCAAAAACAAACAACCCGAGACAAAATAATAGACCTCAATGATTGAACAATAAACGGGCATCTCTCTTTGCTGCCGGCACAGTCCATTCTTCAGGAATAAATTTCCAATGCCCTAAAGATTGCGGATATAGCGTATCACTCTTTTCTATGTACTTCATCATATAGAATCGGAGATCTTTGTCGGTAGAACTAATAATTCTTTTTTTAAGTTCATCCTGTGGAATACCGGCGCCTTTTGTTAATAGCTCTCCTCCTCCGTTACCGCGATAAGAGTTTAATGCCACTTTATAAATATGATCCATCCGAAAAGGAGTTCCACTCGCCATACTTACTATGGTTATCTTGTGCCCTTTAGGTTGAGTAACATCTACGGTATAAATAATTCCGGCAGCAGAATCAAAGTTGAAACTGAAGTTTTTAAAAGTAGTACGTTCTTCATTAGCACAAAAATTATCATTCAACCATACTAAATGATCCCAAGGTGATTTCATCTGATTCGTCCACCAGTAATAGGATTCCTCCAAATAATCCTTAATCTCCTTACCGGAAAGTTGCATAGTATAGAGCATATTCTCGTATTTATAAAGGTTAAACATATCGCTCACATAAACATCTCCCTTCTTTATCTCAGCATCAAAAGAAAGCGGAGCAGTGAAAGAAACATCAGCACCCGAAATAGTCAACTGCAACTGATGAATTAAATCGACAAATGGAGATGGCCCTACATAGGCAGGCCAAGAAGTAACCGTTTCAGTAAAGTATCCCAGTCGCTTAGAAACAAATTTTCCCACAGCGTCATATTGCGAAGCAAATTTGGTCATGAATTCTTCGCTCACTCCATATTTAATAACTTCCGTAAGAGCTCCGTTTACACATTTGCTCTGAACCTTTCCATTCTTCAACTTTAATGTTACGTCTACATCAGCCACCACCACTCCGTTATTAGCCGGATTAATAATCAGCACAGAGTCTCCTGCCACATTCATCACCTTTTTGCAATCGGCAATATGGTCATGACCAATCATCACAATATCGAAACCGGGAACGTTACAAGCCACACTCACAGAAGCATTTTCTTTGTATTTATCCCCAAGTATCATACCTTCTTGCCCTGAATGAAAAAGTCCGATTACAACATCAGGTTTCTCTTTCTCACGGATAATCTTCATCCATTTGCGGGCTGTCTCTTCCATATCATCAAAACGCATTCCCGACCAAAGATTCTCTGAAAGCCAAACCGGAATGGCCGGAGTAATCATCCCCAAGATTACAATTTTAACTCCATCTCTTTTAAAGACGACATAAGGCTTCAAATAAGTATTATTATTCGATGTACGTATAATATTGGCACCCAAAATAGGAAAATGACATTGACTAACCCAGCGATCAAAGACCTTATGCCCCGTTTCAACATCATGATTTCCCATATTGCCTGCATTATAACCCATAAAATTCATCATTTCGCTGCAAACATGAGGAGAGACAGTATCAATAAAATTATAATAGTAAGAAGAAGGCTGTCCTTGAAGTATATCACCATTATCAAGCAAAATTAAATTATCTTTATACACTTTTCGTTCACTTTGAACCATTGCATGAACACGAGACAAGCTACCGACCCATTCTTTTTGCTGAATAAAACTATAAGGAAAATAATTGCCGTGAATATCACTAGTTTCAACAAATTTCAGTTTTACTTCTTTCTCTTGCGCATATAAAACGGAGCAAAAGAGGAAAAAAGGAAGAGAGAAAAAATAGGATTTCAAATTCATATTTTATTAATCTTTAATAGGGTGTGTAAATACAATACGAGCTCCATCATGATAGTTTGTGTCTACCCAAATACTTCCTCCCCATTTAGTAACAATAAGTTGGCATATCGAAAGACCTAAACCGGCTCCTTGAGTATATTCATTCAGTTTCGTAAATCGCTCAAACACTTGTTGATGTTTATCTTGCGGGATCCCACACCCGGAGTCAGTAACAGCAAACTCCACGAAGCTATCATAAACTGCAAACTCCAATCTTATCATTCCGGAATCGGTATATTTATTGGCATTAGAGAGTAAATTGAAAAGGATTTGTTGCAAACGACTCACGTCGGTCTTCAGTTCAAAAGATTCATAAGAAGAAGAAAAAAAGAACTCATTATCAGACTTCTTAGCGAAATCAAAAGAAGCTAAAATTTGACGACATAACAAAATAACATCACTCTTCTCATATTCAAATTTGACTCTATCACTTTCGAGCTTTGACACATCAAGAATATCATTTATCAACCTTAAAAGCATATCGGAATTTGTTTTAACAATATCAATGTAATTACGTTGTTCTTCCTCCGTATTCCCTCCCGAAACTAATACTTCTGAAAAACCAACTATCGCATTCAAAGGTGTTCTTATCTCATGGCTCATATTAGCTAAAAAAGCCGTTTTCAATCTATTAGATTCTTCTGCCCTATCTTTCGCTATGCGAAGTTCTCCTTCAGATATCTCAAGATTATCTTTCAACCTTTTTGTTCTGAAGTAAAAAAACAGAGAGATACACAAAGCTAGAATCAGCAGTATCAGGAAAGCTATAATTCCCAATAAAAAAGATTTATATTGCTCATAAAAAGGAGTAGGTTCATTAACAAACTCATATTCTTTTTTGCCAAGAACAGACAAGTTTATACCCTTTTTTTGAACAACCTTATAATCAAACAAAAGCTTATTTTTCACAATTTCGACATGCAGTGTCTTCGACCGAGGATTCTTTTGCATTTTTATTATCTGCCGGGCCAAATCTCTACCGAAAATATGATAGTTTGGCATGATGCCACCTAGAGCCCAATAACCAAATCCAGTGACAGTTAAGGAGAAAGCAGGAGTTTGGGGATTCGCATCCATCATAACGTATGCCGCATTATGCACAAAATAGCCATCATTCATATCGACCTTCCAAGTTCCTAAAAGAATAGCTGTATTTGGAGGTAATTTACGCAATTCTTCAACAATAGTATAAATGGTATGCGAACGGCCATCAAGAAGAATAAGCCTCAAGTCTGGAAATTTCTTCATTTCCTTCCTTACATGGGCTTGTAAAGATACTCCTCCATAACTATTATCGGATATAAAAGCTATATTACGAGTATTTGGATAAAGTTTTTTTATTAGATTAATATTTCCGATTACATCATATTCATACATAAACCCAGCTTTAACCTGGTGTTTCAACGAATCAGCAAAAAAATCGACAGATTCAGGCATCCATTTTTGCAAAGAAACAGGCTTATCCGGCAATAAAACGGCATTCTTACTAACCATACAACAGATAACCGGTACATCATTCACAAGAGAATCTTTCTGAGATAAGTAGGATGCCCACGCTTCTTGCCCCAACAGAATCATAGCCTCTGGTTTCATTCTGCCTGTATATTTTTGAAGAAGCCCCCTCATCTTTACTTTCCAAGACATAAATTCCGAAAAACTCTTGCAATTAAGGTTTTCAATAACCACATTTCGAGTTCCACCAAGTTTATGATATTCGTCCATAAATTCAGATATATTGGCCGAAGTAGGATGGGCATCAGGATTATACGAACTGATAATCAGAATAGAATGACCTTTACCCGCAGCAAATAGTCTTGCCGGAGTGACAAGAAATATCATAAGAAATAGAGAGCAAATTAGGCCTAAAATAGTTTGACACAATCATAGGGGGTATTGACATTTTCATTCTATCTGAGGTGCAAATATAACATAAAGTTGCAGTTTATAAAAGATTAAATGAATACATTTGCAAATTAATATCACAAAAAATTAAAAAATGGAACTATTTATCAACATGATATCTTCTACTTTGAATATATCGGAAAGACAAATTAAAAACACACTGGCTTTATTAAAAGAAGGAGCTACTATTCCGTTTATTAGCAGGTATAGAAAAGAAGCAACCGAAGGATTAGACGAAGTTCAGATAGAAAATATAAAAGAACGATACGAAAAACTTGTTGAGTTGAGCAAGCGCAAAGAAACCATTATAAGCACGATCAATGAACAAGAAAAATTAACCCCTGAACTACAGAAACGTATTAATGAGACATGGGATTCTATTGTGCTGGAAGATATTTATTTGCCTTACAAACCGAAGAGAAAAACCAGAGCAGAAATGGCTCGTCAGAAGGGACTGGAGCCACTGGCTATGTTGCTCCTGATGCAACGAGAGAATAGTTTGATGACCAAAGCCTCTTCTTTTGTAACTAGCGATGTAAAAAATACAAATGAAGCCATAAAAGGAGCACAAGACATCATTGCCGAAATAGTGAACGAAGATGAACGTGCCCGCAATCAGATAAGAAATAGATTCAACCGTCAAGCAGTTGTTTCTGCTAAAGTAGTAAAAGGCAAAGAAGAAGAGGCAAGTAAATATCGTGATTATTTCAATTTTTCAGAGCCATTGAAACGTTGTACTTCTCACAGGTTATTGGCTATTCGTAGAGCTGAAGCAGAAGGATTACTCAAAGTATCCATCACGCCTGATGACGATGAATGTGTAGACCAATTGGAAAGACTGTTTGTACACAGCAACAACGAATGCGGAAGATATGTAGCAGAAGCTGTTCAGGATGCTTACAAAAGATTGTTGAAACCATCTATTGAAACCGAATTTGGAGCCATAAGTAAAGAAAAAGCCGACGAAGAAGCTATACGTGTTTTTGCCGAGAATTTACGTCAACTACTTTTGGCAGCTCCTCTGGGACAAAAAAGAGTGTTAGGTATCGATCCCGGCTTTCGCACAGGATGTAAAGTGGTCTGTCTTGATGAACAAGGAAATCTTTTACACAACGAAAACATATACCCTCATCCTCCGGTAGACAAACAGGCGGAAGCAACTTCCAAATTAAGAAAAATGATAGAAGCATACAACATAGAAGCCATAGCTATTGGCAATGGAACAGCTAGTAGGGAAACTGAATATTTTGTCACTAAGCAACAATTTGACCGGCCGGTAAAAGTGTTCGTAGTGAGCGAACAAGGAGCATCTATCTATTCGGCATCAAAAACAGCCCGCGATGAATTTCCCGATTACGATGTCACTGTGCGGGGAGCTGTTTCCATCGGTCGTCGGCTGATGGATCCGTTAGCCGAATTGGTCAAGATTGATGCTAAATCAATAGGTGTGGGTCAGTATCAACATGATGTGGAGCAGGGAAAATTGAAAAAATCTCTTGATCAGACTGTAGAAAATTGCGTGAACCTTGTAGGCGTAAATCTCAATACGGCCAGTAGCCATTTGCTAACGTATGTGTCTGGACTAGGTCCCCAATTAGCGCAAAACATAGTGAACTATCGATCAGAAAACGGAGCTTTTCGTTTACGAAAAGAGTTGATGAATGTTCCACGAATGGGCGCTAAAGCTTTTGAGCAATGTGCCGGCTTCTTGCGCATCCCACAAGCTGTTAATCCGTTAGATAATACAGCCGTTCACCCTGAAAGCTATTGTATTGTCGAGAAGATGGCAAAAGACTTAAAGTGCACTGTATCGGAACTGATCGCAAACAAAGAATTAAGACTACGAATTAATCTGGAACAATATATCACCTCCACTGTGGGATTACCTACATTGCATGACATTATGCAAGAACTAGACAAGCCGGGAAGAGATCCACGACAAACCATACGCGTTTTTGAGTTTGACAAAAACGTACGTAACATAAATGATTTGTCAGAAGGAATGATACTTCCGGGCATCGTAGGCAACATCACCAATTTTGGTGCTTTTGTAGATATAGGAATTAAGGAGAATGGATTGGTGCACCTGTCTCAATTGGCGGAGAAGTATATTACAGATCCTACACAAATAGTCTCCATCCATCAACATATAATGGTAAAAGTGCTTAGTGTGGATATGCAAAGAAAGCGTATACAACTAACAATGATTGGAGTAGAACAAAATAACTAAAAGACGAAGTTTAATCCCTTCAGCAAATTTCTACTAAGGGCTTAAACTTTGAAGCTCTTTCCATACTCGCTTTTTCGAACATTCTTTTTCTCAAACCAATAAATGATAGCCCCTGTAGTGGCTATCAGCAATACAGTGCAGATAATGGAGCCTTCAAAACCGAAATCCCCACCATTAATGATGTTTTTCTCTGGTAAATACAGAGTGAATATTGAAGGAAAGAGCTTGGCACCACTTACTTCGTAGCCAAGCACCGGACCCTGCAACCAATTCCAAAAGACATGCAAGGTAATGGGAAAGCACAGATTTCGGGTATAAAGAAAAGCTGCTCCCAACATCAATCCGGCTAAAAAAATGTTGAATATTGGCAGAAAAGCAATATTAGGATTAAACAGATGCATCAGTGCAAAAATGAAAGAAGAAATGCACAAAGCCACAAACTTATTCATGCACGACATTAGGCGTGAAAGTATATAACCACGTATCATCACTTCTTCCATCAAAGCAGCCACGATAAGAACACAAAAACTACCCAGAAGTATTTCTCCATCAAAATGAACGTCCGTAACCTCTACAACACCCAACAGCAGAGAGGTACCAAATCCAAGAAAATAAAGTAATAATGCTAAGCTAATCCCTAGAAGGAAGTCACGCCCCCGACCTTTTATTCCAAACCCCAAATCGGATAGTGGACGGCAATCAAGGTATAGAATAAATAAAACGGCCGGAATGAAAACACCTAAAAACATCGCCAAACTTGAAAAGAATTGTTGCAACATGCCAATTTGACCTGTAGACACCCCAAAAGCCAAATAAACGAATGCTGAAAACACACTCATTAAAAGAATGGAAGTAAGTGTATATAATAGTATAGTAGCCCATACAGGAAGCATTGGACGGGCTAAAGCTTCATTTCCCATAATTGCATAATAATTTGTTAATCTAGCAGCAAAAATAGCTATAAAAAACAAAAAGTTCATCTCTTACTAAAGTATATCACTATATTTGTCTAAACATTCATTTTGAACCATGAAAATAAAACATTTGTTCGCCATCATGGCTATTGCTGCAAACATTGCAGCAATTACTGCACAAGTAAATAAAACGTTCTTCGTGCCTAAGCCAGGAACGATGATCTCTCTACTGACTGAAGAGGAAGCACGTAATGTAACACATCTTACCCTGACCGGAAAAATCAACGCAATAGATTTTAAACATATGCGAGATGAATTTGACCATCTGCAGGTGCTCGACATTTCCAATGCCGAAATTAAGATGTATGTGGGCAAAGAAGGTACTCATTCCGACAAATTCTATGTATACCCTCCCAATTGCATCCCGGCTTACGCATTTAGTAAGTTAGAAAAAGGTATTTATAAAGGTAAGCAAACTCTCAAAAAGGTTATACTATCAGAAAAAACACGAAACATAGAAGATGCGGCGTTCAAAGGGTGTGAAAATTTAAGTATCTGCCAGATAAAAAAGAAAAAAGCGCCCAATCTTTTACCAGAAGGTTTGGCTGACAGTATAACCGCTATATTTGTTCCACTGGGCAGTAGTGATGAATATCGAATGAAAAACAGATGGGAAAAATTTGCTTTTATAGAAGGAGATCCTCTGGAAGCAAGTGTGCAGATTGGATTGATGGGAAGTCTTGAGAGTGAAATTATAAAGGCCGGTCTACAACCTAAAAACATCAATTTCCTAACGATTGAAGGAAAAATGGATAATGCCGATTTTAAGTTAATATGCGATTATATGCCCAATCTGGTGTCCTTAGACTTAGCAAAAACGAATGCGACGAACATTCCTGAATTTACTTTTGCGCAAAAAAAATATTTGCTCCGGATTAAATTGCCTCACGGATTAAAAATTATCGGGCAACGAGCATTTAGTAATTGCGGGCGACTTTGCGGAACACTTGAGCTTCCCGGTAGCGTAACTGCTATTGAATATGGGGCATTCATGGGATGTAGCAATCTTCGTCATGTTATGGCTACCGGCAATAAGATAACAACGTTGGGCGACAACCTCTTTGGTGATGAAAATAGTAAACTGATTTACAAATAAAAAGTCCTTCCAACAATAACATACGCTCATAAAATAATTGCCCCGTTATAAACCTTAGGCTGTATAACGGGGCAATTATTTTATGAGTTTTCGGTGTCAATCTTCTCCGTACATTCGCTTGCGAATCTCTTTAATGTGATCAGAAATTATGTATTCATCATACTCCATGATCTTATCAATAACACCATTTGGTGTAAGTTCAATGATACGGTTTGCTACCGTTTGTATGAACTCATGGTCATGAGATGAAAATAGTACATTTCCTTTGTATGATTTCAAATTGTTATTGAAAGCTTGTATAGATTCCAAATCTAAATGATTGGTAGGAGTATCAAGAATAAGGCAATTTGCGTTTTTAAGTTGCATACGAGCAATCATACAACGCATCTTTTCTCCTCCCGAAAGTACATTTACTTTCTTCAAAACTTCTTCGCCCGAGAATAACATCCGTCCTAAAAAGCCCTTCATATATACCTCGTTTCCTTCGCCAAACTGACCAAGCCAATCAACCAAATTCAAATCTGAATTAAAGAAGTCAGTATTGTCAACCGGCAAATATGCTGTAGTTATCGTTACCCCCCAATTGAAATGACCTGTGTCAGCCTTTAAGTTTCCGTTGATAATTTCAAAGAAAGCCGTCATCGCCCTTGGGTTACGCGATAGAAAGACTATTTTATCTCCCTTCTCTACATTAAAATTGATATCATTAAACAGTACTACTCCTTCTTCTGTTTTCTTGCTCAGACCTGCAACCTCAAGAATCTGATTACCCGGGTCTCTTTCCGGAGTAAAAATAATACCCGGATACTTACGAGATGAAGGCTTAATCTCATCAACATTAAGTTTCTCAAGCATCTTTTTACGACTGGTAGTTTGCTTACTTTTAGATACATTGGCACTAAAACGACGAATAAATTCTTCCAGTTCCTTCTTCTTTTCTTCAGCTTTAGCTTTCTGGTTTTGTTGTTGACGCAAAGCAAGCTGACTTGATTCATACCAGAAACTATAGTTACCGGCAAACATGTTTATCTTACTATAATCAATATCAACCGTATGTGTACACACTGAGTCGAGGAAGTGGCGGTCATGACTAACAACCAGTACCGTATGTTCAAATCCTGCGAGATATTCTTCTAGCCATGTAACCGTTTCCATATCCAGATCATTGGTCGGCTCATCAAGCAATAAGTTATCAGGATTACCGTACAGTGCTTGCGCAAGCATCACACGCACTTTCTCCTTACCACTAAGCTCGCCCATCAACATATAATGTCTATCCTCTTTAACTCCTAAACCACTAAGCAAAGATGCTGCATCACTCTCGGCATTCCAACCATCCAGTTCGGCAAATTTTTCCTCTAATTCCGAAACTTTAAGGCCATCTTCATCCGTAAAGTCCTCTTTGGCATACAGAATTTCACGTTGTTTCATGATATCCCAAAGAATCGTGTGTCCCATCATTACAGTATCCATTACTGTATGTGAATCCCATTTAAAGTGATCCTGACTTAGCACAGATAAACGTTCACCGGAACCTAATGCAATTGAACCGGTTGTTGGATCCAAATCGCCATATATAGTACGCAAAAACGTAGATTTCCCTGCACCATTAGCTCCAATAATTCCATAACAGTTACCACTAGTGAATTTCAAATTCACTTCATTAAACAATATCCTTTTCCCAAATTGTACCGAAACATTCGAAACTGTGATCATCCTATCTTCTTTGTTTTAATTTCCGGTGCAAAGGTAGGCATTTTTAATGAATAATGCGACAAACAGGATGCGTCAATCTGGCATATATATGCTACCTTTGCCGTCCATTATGGCAAGAAATTGAAACTGGCAAAGTTTTTGCTGTAAAACTGACAGATTATAGATCGTGCATAATTTTAGAAGAAGATATTTGCATAACCAGAAAAATAATGATAAAGATATGAATCCGAACAACAAAGAAACGGTCAGAGAAGAAGAGTCAAAAGCGGAAACAAAGCAGAATTCAGTGGAAGAAGAGTTGCAAAATGCAGCAAACGAAAAGATCGCCATTGAAGAAGTTACGGAGGAAGCATCTCCATTGTCAACGGAAGAGCAACTAGCTAAACAACTAGAAGAAGCGCTCACTCAAATAGAAGATCAAAAAGATAAATATCTGCGGCTTTCTGCCGAATTTGATAATTACCGAAAAAGAACGATAAAAGAAAAAGCAGAGCTCATCTTGAATGGTAGCGAGAAGAGTA contains these protein-coding regions:
- a CDS encoding ATP-binding cassette domain-containing protein; translated protein: MITVSNVSVQFGKRILFNEVNLKFTSGNCYGIIGANGAGKSTFLRTIYGDLDPTTGSIALGSGERLSVLSQDHFKWDSHTVMDTVMMGHTILWDIMKQREILYAKEDFTDEDGLKVSELEEKFAELDGWNAESDAASLLSGLGVKEDRHYMLMGELSGKEKVRVMLAQALYGNPDNLLLDEPTNDLDMETVTWLEEYLAGFEHTVLVVSHDRHFLDSVCTHTVDIDYSKINMFAGNYSFWYESSQLALRQQQNQKAKAEEKKKELEEFIRRFSANVSKSKQTTSRKKMLEKLNVDEIKPSSRKYPGIIFTPERDPGNQILEVAGLSKKTEEGVVLFNDINFNVEKGDKIVFLSRNPRAMTAFFEIINGNLKADTGHFNWGVTITTAYLPVDNTDFFNSDLNLVDWLGQFGEGNEVYMKGFLGRMLFSGEEVLKKVNVLSGGEKMRCMIARMQLKNANCLILDTPTNHLDLESIQAFNNNLKSYKGNVLFSSHDHEFIQTVANRIIELTPNGVIDKIMEYDEYIISDHIKEIRKRMYGED